In the genome of Dunckerocampus dactyliophorus isolate RoL2022-P2 chromosome 6, RoL_Ddac_1.1, whole genome shotgun sequence, one region contains:
- the pcdh10a gene encoding protocadherin-10a isoform X4, whose protein sequence is MIWLLFLCSILDGALSQLRYSVPEEQEPGTVVGNIADDLGLDITKLSARRFQTVPSSRTPYLEVNLENGALVVKEKIDREEICKQTIPCLLHLEVFLENPLELFRVEIEVMDINDNPPNFPEADISVEISESAIPGTRFPVENAFDPDVGANALSTYAITNNNNFYLDVQTQSDGNKFAELVLEKPLDREQQAVHRYVLTAVDGGNPQRTGTALLVVKVLDSNDNAPTFDQSVYTVDLRENSPLGTQVIQLNATDVDEGQNGEIIYSFSSHNTPRIKDLFSIDARTGRIEVAGEVDYEETSTHQIYVQAKDMGANAVPAHCKVLVKLVDVNDNTPEISFSTVTESVNEQDAPAVIALFSVSDRDSGENGVMSCEILGDVPFKLKSSYKNYYTIMTDGPLDRETTESYTITVVAKDKGQPALATSKSIKVHVSDENDNAPHFTQAVYDVYVTENNVPGAFIHAVSAVDPDIGQNALITYSILECDIQGMSVDTYVSINQDTGYLYALRSFDYEQLKEFSFMVQAKDSGTPELFSNATANVIIVDQNDNAPTVIAPIGKNGTAKEHLPRSAEPGYLVTRIVAMDADDGENARLSYSILRGNEMGMFRMDWRTGELRTARRISPKRDSQGHYDLLIEVRDHGQPPLSSSASVSVILVDSVVEGWSGDRGSASKAKETSLDLTLILIIALGSVSFIFLLAMIVLAVRCQKDKKFNLYTCLLAGDCCMCCGSCCSRQARSRKQKKLSKSDIMLVQSTNVTSGVGPVGQVPVEESGVGSVGGGFGSHHHQNQNSYCYQVCLTPESAKTDLMFLKPCSPSRSTDTDHTNPCGALVTGYSDQQPDIISNGSILSSENKHQRSELSYLVDRPRRVNSSAFQEADIVSSKDSGHGDSEQGDSDHDATNRGHSAARKRIC, encoded by the exons ATGATTTGGTTGCTTTTCCTGTGCTCCATCCTGGATGGAGCGCTCTCTCAGCTCCGCTATTCCGTGCCAGAAGAGCAGGAGCCCGGGACTGTGGTTGGGAATATCGCAGATGATTTGGGGCTGGACATTACCAAACTTTCCGCGCGGCGCTTCCAGACTGTGCCCAGTTCACGGACACCTTACCTGGAGGTGAATTTAGAAAACGGCGCTCTTGTGGTGAAGGAGAAAATTGACCGGGAAGAAATTTGCAAGCAGACCATTCCGTGCCTTTTGCACCTGGAAGTGTTTTTGGAGAACCCCCTGGAGCTCTTTCGCGTCGAGATTGAAGTGATGGATATCAACGACAACCCACCCAATTTTCCCGAGGCGGACATTTCCGTGGAGATATCAGAAAGCGCCATCCCAGGGACGCGTTTCCCGGTGGAGAACGCCTTCGATCCGGACGTGGGCGCAAACGCGCTCAGCACGTATGCCATCACGAATAACAACAATTTCTACCTGGACGTGCAGACACAAAGTGACGGCAATAAGTTCGCCGAGCTGGTGCTGGAGAAGCCGTTAGACCGGGAGCAGCAGGCGGTGCACCGCTACGTGCTCACCGCGGTGGACGGAGGCAACCCGCAGCGCACCGGCACGGCGCTCCTGGTCGTCAAAGTTCTGGACTCCAACGACAACGCGCCCACTTTCGACCAGTCTGTGTACACGGTGGACTTGCGGGAAAACTCCCCCTTGGGCACCCAAGTGATTCAGCTTAACGCCACTGATGTGGACGAGGGGCAAAACGGGGAGATTATTTATTCCTTCAGCAGCCACAACACGCCGCGGATTAAAGACTTGTTCAGCATTGACGCCAGAACGGGCAGGATCGAAGTGGCCGGTGAGGTGGACTACGAGGAGACCAGCACGCACCAGATCTACGTCCAGGCTAAAGACATGGGGGCTAACGCCGTCCCCGCTCATTGCAAAGTGCTCGTTAAACTTGTGGACGTGAACGACAACACTCCAGAGATCAGCTTCAGCACCGTGACGGAGTCGGTGAACGAGCAGGACGCCCCTGCTGTCATCGCACTTTTCAGCGTCTCCGATCGAGACTCCGGCGAGAACGGTGTCATGAGCTGCGAGATCCTGGGAGATGTTCCTTTCAAGTTGAAGTCTTCTTATAAGAATTACTACACCATCATGACCGACGGCCCGCTGGACCGAGAGACCACAGAGTCCTACACCATCACGGTAGTGGCGAAAGACAAGGGCCAGCCGGCGCTTGCCACCAGTAAGTCCATTAAAGTTCACGTCTCTGATGAGAACGACAACGCGCCGCACTTTACACAGGCGGTTTATGACGTGTATGTGACTGAGAATAATGTGCCTGGGGCCTTCATTCACGCTGTGAGCGCTGTAGACCCTGATATAGGACAGAACGCTCTCATTACTTACTCCATATTGGAGTGTGACATACAGGGCATGTCTGTGGACACATACGTGTCCATTAATCAGGACACGGGCTACCTGTACGCGCTGCGCTCTTTTGATTATGAACAGCTCAAAGAGTTCAGTTTCATGGTGCAGGCCAAGGACTCAGGAACCCCAGAGCTCTTCTCCAACGCCACAGCAAACGTGATCATCGTGGACCAGAATGACAACGCCCCCACCGTCATCGCCCCAATTGGTAAAAATGGCACCGCTAAGGAGCACCTGCCACGCTCTGCTGAGCCTGGATACCTCGTGACGCGCATTGTGGCCATGGATGCTGATGATGGCGAGAATGCACGGCTGTCCTACAGCATCCTGCGAGGCAACGAGATGGGCATGTTCCGCATGGACTGGAGGACCGGGGAACTGAGGACCGCCCGGCGGATCTCACCCAAGCGGGACTCTCAGGGCCACTATGACCTGCTGATTGAAGTGAGGGACCACGGGCAGCCCCCCCTGTCGTCCTCAGCCAGCGTGAGTGTGATATTAGTGGACAGTGTGGTGGAAGGTTGGAGTGGGGATCGTGGCTCTGCCTCCAAGGCAAAGGAGACCTCGCTTGACCTGACGCTCATTCTCATCATCGCCCTGGGCTCTGTCTCCTTTATCTTCCTCTTGGCCATGATTGTCCTGGCCGTGCGTTGCCAAAAGGACAAGAAATTCAATCTCTACACCTGCCTGCTGGCCGGCGACTGCTGCATGTGCTGCGGCTCCTGTTGCAGCAGGCAAGCTCGCAGCCGCAAGCAGAAGAAGCTGAGTAAGTCCGACATCATGTTGGTTCAGAGCACCAATGTGACCTCAGGTGTGGGGCCCGTGGGGCAGGTGCCCGTGGAAGAGTCTGGAGTGGGCAGCGTAGGAGGGGGGTTTGGCTCCCACCACCACCAGAACCAGAACTCCTACTGCTACCAAGTGTGTCTGACACCAGAGTCTGCCAAGACGGACCTGATGTTCCTCAAACCGTGCAGCCCCTCCCGAAGCACTGACACGGACCACACCAACCCGTGCGGCGCCTTAGTCACCGGTTACAGCGACCAACAGCCGGACATCATCTCCAACGGCAGCATTCTTTCTAGCGAG aacaaacACCAGCGGTCGGAACTCAGCTACCTGGTGGACAGACCAAGACGTGTTAACAG TTCGGCATTCCAAGAAGCAGACATTGTCAGCTCGAAGGACAGCGGTCACGGTGACAGCGAGCAAGGCGACAGTGATCACGACGCCACCAACCGGGGCCACTCTGCCG
- the pcdh10a gene encoding protocadherin-10a isoform X3: protein MIWLLFLCSILDGALSQLRYSVPEEQEPGTVVGNIADDLGLDITKLSARRFQTVPSSRTPYLEVNLENGALVVKEKIDREEICKQTIPCLLHLEVFLENPLELFRVEIEVMDINDNPPNFPEADISVEISESAIPGTRFPVENAFDPDVGANALSTYAITNNNNFYLDVQTQSDGNKFAELVLEKPLDREQQAVHRYVLTAVDGGNPQRTGTALLVVKVLDSNDNAPTFDQSVYTVDLRENSPLGTQVIQLNATDVDEGQNGEIIYSFSSHNTPRIKDLFSIDARTGRIEVAGEVDYEETSTHQIYVQAKDMGANAVPAHCKVLVKLVDVNDNTPEISFSTVTESVNEQDAPAVIALFSVSDRDSGENGVMSCEILGDVPFKLKSSYKNYYTIMTDGPLDRETTESYTITVVAKDKGQPALATSKSIKVHVSDENDNAPHFTQAVYDVYVTENNVPGAFIHAVSAVDPDIGQNALITYSILECDIQGMSVDTYVSINQDTGYLYALRSFDYEQLKEFSFMVQAKDSGTPELFSNATANVIIVDQNDNAPTVIAPIGKNGTAKEHLPRSAEPGYLVTRIVAMDADDGENARLSYSILRGNEMGMFRMDWRTGELRTARRISPKRDSQGHYDLLIEVRDHGQPPLSSSASVSVILVDSVVEGWSGDRGSASKAKETSLDLTLILIIALGSVSFIFLLAMIVLAVRCQKDKKFNLYTCLLAGDCCMCCGSCCSRQARSRKQKKLSKSDIMLVQSTNVTSGVGPVGQVPVEESGVGSVGGGFGSHHHQNQNSYCYQVCLTPESAKTDLMFLKPCSPSRSTDTDHTNPCGALVTGYSDQQPDIISNGSILSSENKHQRSELSYLVDRPRRVNSSAFQEADIVSSKDSGHGDSEQGDSDHDATNRGHSAGADLFSNCTEECKALGHSDRCWMPSFVPSDGRQGPDYRSNLHVPGMDATLPDTEPARGFASSFHVDLSETA, encoded by the exons ATGATTTGGTTGCTTTTCCTGTGCTCCATCCTGGATGGAGCGCTCTCTCAGCTCCGCTATTCCGTGCCAGAAGAGCAGGAGCCCGGGACTGTGGTTGGGAATATCGCAGATGATTTGGGGCTGGACATTACCAAACTTTCCGCGCGGCGCTTCCAGACTGTGCCCAGTTCACGGACACCTTACCTGGAGGTGAATTTAGAAAACGGCGCTCTTGTGGTGAAGGAGAAAATTGACCGGGAAGAAATTTGCAAGCAGACCATTCCGTGCCTTTTGCACCTGGAAGTGTTTTTGGAGAACCCCCTGGAGCTCTTTCGCGTCGAGATTGAAGTGATGGATATCAACGACAACCCACCCAATTTTCCCGAGGCGGACATTTCCGTGGAGATATCAGAAAGCGCCATCCCAGGGACGCGTTTCCCGGTGGAGAACGCCTTCGATCCGGACGTGGGCGCAAACGCGCTCAGCACGTATGCCATCACGAATAACAACAATTTCTACCTGGACGTGCAGACACAAAGTGACGGCAATAAGTTCGCCGAGCTGGTGCTGGAGAAGCCGTTAGACCGGGAGCAGCAGGCGGTGCACCGCTACGTGCTCACCGCGGTGGACGGAGGCAACCCGCAGCGCACCGGCACGGCGCTCCTGGTCGTCAAAGTTCTGGACTCCAACGACAACGCGCCCACTTTCGACCAGTCTGTGTACACGGTGGACTTGCGGGAAAACTCCCCCTTGGGCACCCAAGTGATTCAGCTTAACGCCACTGATGTGGACGAGGGGCAAAACGGGGAGATTATTTATTCCTTCAGCAGCCACAACACGCCGCGGATTAAAGACTTGTTCAGCATTGACGCCAGAACGGGCAGGATCGAAGTGGCCGGTGAGGTGGACTACGAGGAGACCAGCACGCACCAGATCTACGTCCAGGCTAAAGACATGGGGGCTAACGCCGTCCCCGCTCATTGCAAAGTGCTCGTTAAACTTGTGGACGTGAACGACAACACTCCAGAGATCAGCTTCAGCACCGTGACGGAGTCGGTGAACGAGCAGGACGCCCCTGCTGTCATCGCACTTTTCAGCGTCTCCGATCGAGACTCCGGCGAGAACGGTGTCATGAGCTGCGAGATCCTGGGAGATGTTCCTTTCAAGTTGAAGTCTTCTTATAAGAATTACTACACCATCATGACCGACGGCCCGCTGGACCGAGAGACCACAGAGTCCTACACCATCACGGTAGTGGCGAAAGACAAGGGCCAGCCGGCGCTTGCCACCAGTAAGTCCATTAAAGTTCACGTCTCTGATGAGAACGACAACGCGCCGCACTTTACACAGGCGGTTTATGACGTGTATGTGACTGAGAATAATGTGCCTGGGGCCTTCATTCACGCTGTGAGCGCTGTAGACCCTGATATAGGACAGAACGCTCTCATTACTTACTCCATATTGGAGTGTGACATACAGGGCATGTCTGTGGACACATACGTGTCCATTAATCAGGACACGGGCTACCTGTACGCGCTGCGCTCTTTTGATTATGAACAGCTCAAAGAGTTCAGTTTCATGGTGCAGGCCAAGGACTCAGGAACCCCAGAGCTCTTCTCCAACGCCACAGCAAACGTGATCATCGTGGACCAGAATGACAACGCCCCCACCGTCATCGCCCCAATTGGTAAAAATGGCACCGCTAAGGAGCACCTGCCACGCTCTGCTGAGCCTGGATACCTCGTGACGCGCATTGTGGCCATGGATGCTGATGATGGCGAGAATGCACGGCTGTCCTACAGCATCCTGCGAGGCAACGAGATGGGCATGTTCCGCATGGACTGGAGGACCGGGGAACTGAGGACCGCCCGGCGGATCTCACCCAAGCGGGACTCTCAGGGCCACTATGACCTGCTGATTGAAGTGAGGGACCACGGGCAGCCCCCCCTGTCGTCCTCAGCCAGCGTGAGTGTGATATTAGTGGACAGTGTGGTGGAAGGTTGGAGTGGGGATCGTGGCTCTGCCTCCAAGGCAAAGGAGACCTCGCTTGACCTGACGCTCATTCTCATCATCGCCCTGGGCTCTGTCTCCTTTATCTTCCTCTTGGCCATGATTGTCCTGGCCGTGCGTTGCCAAAAGGACAAGAAATTCAATCTCTACACCTGCCTGCTGGCCGGCGACTGCTGCATGTGCTGCGGCTCCTGTTGCAGCAGGCAAGCTCGCAGCCGCAAGCAGAAGAAGCTGAGTAAGTCCGACATCATGTTGGTTCAGAGCACCAATGTGACCTCAGGTGTGGGGCCCGTGGGGCAGGTGCCCGTGGAAGAGTCTGGAGTGGGCAGCGTAGGAGGGGGGTTTGGCTCCCACCACCACCAGAACCAGAACTCCTACTGCTACCAAGTGTGTCTGACACCAGAGTCTGCCAAGACGGACCTGATGTTCCTCAAACCGTGCAGCCCCTCCCGAAGCACTGACACGGACCACACCAACCCGTGCGGCGCCTTAGTCACCGGTTACAGCGACCAACAGCCGGACATCATCTCCAACGGCAGCATTCTTTCTAGCGAG aacaaacACCAGCGGTCGGAACTCAGCTACCTGGTGGACAGACCAAGACGTGTTAACAG TTCGGCATTCCAAGAAGCAGACATTGTCAGCTCGAAGGACAGCGGTCACGGTGACAGCGAGCAAGGCGACAGTGATCACGACGCCACCAACCGGGGCCACTCTGCCG